A stretch of Microbulbifer bruguierae DNA encodes these proteins:
- a CDS encoding peptidase M42 — protein sequence MQQAEQFIDLLKLLVRSPSVVGAEHSFFRVLQRELEERGAHVTWYEGLLVAQGQRPHTAKFSAHIDRHGLICTGPNEFQYAAFVSGRRSDLLGNSVSEKLMTKIVDRFQGVAVTAYEPWSGSYFGSGVIRRAYVCGYRNNLIFEVAGLEHVVAGTPVAFTDRLKLSDGILSAQLDNVLTAAHLVHLYALGFQGTAFFTAQEESGSSWRYLLEWFRRFNGGTEKLIVVDTSPYPDRASADAQKVVLRRRDANANFHPQTTERLAALCESLDISFSYKDSYIEVQNSKAIAEGQEPQSLGSTELGRIVAASSGFVQGTTLQIPTTGYHTMQESASLEANSAFSDLLVAIAADS from the coding sequence ATGCAACAGGCTGAACAATTTATCGACCTGCTCAAACTGCTGGTGCGTAGTCCCAGTGTCGTCGGTGCCGAGCACTCATTTTTTCGCGTGCTGCAGCGCGAGCTGGAAGAGCGTGGTGCCCACGTCACCTGGTATGAGGGGTTGCTGGTGGCTCAGGGACAGCGCCCTCACACTGCCAAGTTCTCCGCCCATATCGACCGCCACGGCCTGATCTGCACGGGCCCGAACGAATTCCAGTACGCCGCTTTCGTTTCCGGGCGTCGCTCCGACCTGTTGGGCAACTCAGTCTCCGAAAAGCTGATGACCAAAATCGTAGACCGCTTCCAGGGCGTGGCCGTGACCGCCTACGAGCCCTGGTCCGGGTCTTATTTCGGTTCCGGGGTGATCCGCCGGGCCTACGTATGCGGCTATCGCAACAACCTCATCTTTGAAGTGGCGGGGCTCGAGCACGTGGTGGCGGGTACCCCGGTCGCTTTCACCGATCGGCTGAAACTGTCTGACGGCATATTGAGTGCCCAGCTGGACAATGTCCTCACCGCTGCCCACCTGGTTCACCTGTATGCGTTGGGATTTCAGGGCACAGCCTTCTTTACTGCCCAGGAAGAGTCCGGCAGTAGCTGGCGCTACCTGCTGGAATGGTTCCGCCGCTTTAACGGCGGTACTGAAAAATTGATCGTAGTGGATACCAGTCCCTATCCCGATCGCGCCAGTGCCGATGCGCAGAAAGTGGTATTGCGCCGGCGGGACGCGAATGCAAATTTCCACCCGCAAACCACCGAGCGCCTGGCGGCGCTATGCGAGTCGCTGGATATTTCCTTCAGCTACAAAGACAGCTATATCGAGGTGCAGAACAGCAAGGCGATCGCCGAAGGGCAGGAGCCGCAGTCCCTCGGTAGTACCGAGTTGGGGCGGATTGTCGCCGCTTCATCCGGGTTTGTGCAGGGTACTACTTTGCAGATCCCCACCACCGGTTATCACACCATGCAGGAGTCCGCCTCACTGGAAGCCAACAGTGCATTCAGCGACCTGCTGGTGGCGATTGCCGCCGATAGCTGA
- a CDS encoding alpha/beta hydrolase, which yields MFEFDEHKIAPAGLRWKLLVHWGALPVITLLVVLLVLPSISRTGAQVPLVADAISAEGSLSAEGSSPAEGSFPVDATFPVDDSFNIDAAFAKARKEYPDITVAKVAAAAELVVKRDVVYRQLGDRELHLDLFYPRPGAEQDLRPAVLLVHGGGWRSGNRTLQEPLATYLANRGFVAATVEYRLSLEARYPAGVQDVKAALGWLRDHAGEYGMDPRRVAIVGASSGAQMATLVGVTPGLDVFETAASAGKDSVQAIVNLDGVVSFTTPMALKYENDPRKNPSAAGAWFGGRFEDVPALWREASPLEYAGAGSPPTLFINSSRPRFHAGRDEYIERLAAAGIFSEVMTHDDSPHPYWLFEPWFSPSAEKATEFLQRTLERAREQT from the coding sequence ATGTTTGAATTTGACGAGCACAAAATTGCGCCCGCTGGGCTGCGTTGGAAACTGCTGGTTCACTGGGGCGCTTTACCGGTAATCACCTTGTTGGTCGTGCTGCTGGTGCTGCCATCGATTTCACGAACTGGTGCACAAGTACCGTTAGTGGCGGATGCCATTTCCGCTGAGGGCTCTTTATCCGCTGAGGGCTCTTCTCCCGCTGAGGGCTCATTCCCCGTCGATGCCACTTTCCCGGTTGATGACTCCTTCAACATTGACGCCGCGTTTGCAAAGGCCCGCAAGGAATATCCGGATATCACCGTTGCCAAGGTGGCTGCGGCTGCAGAACTTGTCGTAAAGCGGGATGTTGTTTATCGGCAGCTTGGAGATCGCGAGCTGCATCTGGACCTATTTTACCCCCGGCCGGGGGCTGAACAGGACCTGCGCCCGGCAGTGCTGCTGGTTCATGGTGGCGGCTGGCGGTCTGGCAATCGCACCCTGCAGGAACCCCTGGCCACTTACCTGGCTAACCGCGGATTTGTGGCGGCCACGGTGGAGTACCGGCTTTCGCTGGAGGCCCGCTATCCTGCGGGCGTACAGGACGTGAAAGCGGCACTGGGGTGGTTGCGGGACCACGCCGGGGAATACGGGATGGATCCCCGGCGCGTCGCCATCGTGGGGGCATCTTCTGGTGCTCAAATGGCAACACTGGTGGGGGTGACACCGGGGCTCGACGTATTCGAAACGGCGGCCTCTGCCGGCAAAGATTCCGTTCAGGCGATTGTGAACCTGGATGGCGTGGTGAGTTTCACCACACCCATGGCCCTGAAATATGAAAACGATCCGCGCAAAAACCCCTCTGCGGCGGGTGCCTGGTTTGGCGGTCGCTTTGAGGATGTTCCAGCGCTCTGGCGCGAAGCCTCGCCGCTGGAGTACGCCGGCGCCGGTTCGCCGCCGACCCTGTTCATCAACAGCAGCAGGCCCCGGTTCCACGCCGGCCGCGATGAGTATATCGAGCGGCTTGCCGCTGCCGGGATCTTTAGCGAAGTGATGACCCACGACGACTCCCCGCATCCATACTGGCTGTTTGAACCCTGGTTTTCACCTTCCGCAGAAAAGGCGACGGAGTTTCTGCAGCGGACGCTCGAGAGGGCTCGTGAGCAGACGTAA
- a CDS encoding cytochrome ubiquinol oxidase subunit I yields the protein MIDEAVVDLSRLQFALTALYHFLFVPLTLGLSFLLAIMESCYVLTGKAIYKDMTKFWGKLFGINFALGVTTGLTMEFQFGTNWSYYSHYVGDIFGVPLAIEGLMAFFLESTFIGLFFFGWDRLTKVQHLVCTWLVAVGSNLSALWILIANGWMQNPIGAEFNFDSMRMELSSFSDVLFNPVAQVKFVHTVAAGYVTGAMFVLSVSSYYLLKKRDIPFARRSFAIAASFGLASILSVIVLGDESGYTVGDVQKVKLAAVEAEWETQKPPAGFTLFAIPDQEQKKNHFEIKIPWALGIIATRSINEEVAGFDRILPENEQRIRRGQEAYALLQKLRSGDTSQETRNAFADLQYDLGYGLLLRRYTENITDATEEQIKLATEHSIPRVAPLFWTFRIMVGSGFIMLFVFLAAFIQSARHRSAGNRAVLYACLWSLPLPWIAAECGWIVAEYGRQPWSIAEVLPTYMSASSITRGEVIGSLTAIILFYTALAVVEVYLMLRFTRLGPSSLGTGKYHFELTPPKPSAQA from the coding sequence GTGATCGATGAAGCCGTAGTCGACTTATCCCGACTCCAGTTTGCCCTGACCGCGCTGTATCACTTTCTGTTTGTCCCCCTCACCCTGGGCCTTTCATTTTTGCTGGCAATCATGGAGTCCTGTTACGTCCTGACCGGCAAAGCCATTTACAAGGACATGACCAAATTCTGGGGCAAGCTGTTCGGCATCAACTTCGCCCTCGGTGTAACCACCGGGCTAACCATGGAATTCCAGTTCGGCACCAACTGGAGTTACTACTCCCACTATGTCGGCGACATCTTCGGTGTGCCCCTGGCCATTGAAGGACTGATGGCATTTTTCCTCGAGTCTACCTTTATCGGTCTGTTTTTCTTTGGCTGGGACAGACTCACCAAAGTCCAGCATCTGGTCTGCACCTGGCTGGTTGCCGTCGGCTCCAATCTGTCGGCCCTGTGGATTCTGATCGCCAATGGCTGGATGCAGAACCCCATTGGCGCAGAGTTCAATTTTGACTCCATGCGCATGGAGCTCTCCAGTTTCAGCGACGTCCTGTTTAACCCGGTGGCGCAGGTGAAATTTGTGCATACGGTCGCCGCTGGTTACGTGACCGGTGCAATGTTTGTACTCAGCGTGTCTTCCTACTATCTACTGAAAAAACGCGATATCCCTTTCGCCCGACGCTCTTTTGCCATCGCCGCCAGTTTTGGCCTGGCATCCATTCTGTCGGTTATCGTGCTCGGGGATGAAAGTGGATACACCGTAGGTGACGTACAAAAAGTGAAACTGGCTGCGGTGGAAGCAGAATGGGAAACCCAGAAGCCGCCCGCAGGATTTACGCTGTTTGCGATTCCGGACCAGGAGCAGAAAAAAAATCACTTCGAAATAAAAATCCCGTGGGCTCTCGGTATCATCGCCACCCGTTCGATCAACGAAGAGGTCGCTGGATTTGACCGCATACTTCCAGAAAATGAACAGCGCATCCGACGCGGGCAGGAGGCCTACGCCCTGTTACAAAAACTGCGCAGCGGCGACACCAGCCAGGAAACCCGCAACGCCTTTGCCGATTTGCAATATGACCTGGGTTACGGCCTATTACTTCGTCGCTATACCGAAAATATCACCGACGCCACGGAAGAGCAGATCAAACTCGCCACGGAACATTCAATCCCGAGAGTCGCACCGCTGTTCTGGACCTTCCGCATTATGGTGGGGTCAGGGTTTATCATGCTGTTCGTGTTCCTGGCCGCCTTTATTCAGTCCGCCCGACATCGCAGCGCCGGCAACCGCGCGGTGCTTTACGCCTGTCTCTGGTCACTCCCGCTTCCCTGGATCGCCGCCGAGTGTGGCTGGATCGTCGCCGAGTACGGACGCCAGCCCTGGTCCATTGCCGAGGTGTTGCCGACCTATATGTCGGCATCCTCAATCACCCGCGGCGAGGTCATTGGCAGTCTCACCGCCATCATCCTCTTCTACACAGCACTGGCGGTGGTCGAGGTTTACCTGATGCTGCGTTTTACCCGGCTGGGCCCCTCCAGTCTCGGCACCGGTAAATATCATTTCGAACTGACACCACCGAAACCGTCGGCTCAGGCCTGA
- the cydB gene encoding cytochrome d ubiquinol oxidase subunit II, giving the protein MDYETLKFIWWILIGVLLIGFAITDGFDMGVGILLRMIGKTDMDRRIMINTVGPHWEGNQVWFVTAGGAIFAAWPMVYAAAFSGLYAALIITLCALFFRPVGFDYRSKIDDPRWRNLWDWGLTIGGLVPALIFGVAFGNLMLGLPFELDDLLRASYHGSFWALLKPFALICGLLSVAMIAMQGGAWLQLKTQGLLLLRAQRATQLCALAVIGLFILAGIWLLLGIDGMQITDIKPLGDKLTPLMKTVTYGNGGWQDNFQHYPLLWAIPLLSILMAAATWLLSRGESPLTFLTSSLTVTTIILTAGIALFPFVMPSSRNPDISLTLWDATSSELTLGLMFAAAVIFVPIILLYTLWCYRKMFGRVTREYIEENSHSSY; this is encoded by the coding sequence ATGGATTATGAAACGCTGAAATTCATCTGGTGGATCCTTATTGGTGTACTGCTAATTGGTTTTGCCATCACCGACGGTTTCGATATGGGCGTCGGTATACTGCTGCGCATGATCGGCAAAACCGACATGGACCGGCGTATTATGATCAATACCGTAGGCCCGCACTGGGAAGGTAACCAGGTATGGTTTGTCACCGCCGGTGGTGCAATTTTTGCCGCCTGGCCAATGGTCTACGCCGCAGCATTTTCCGGGCTCTACGCCGCCCTGATCATCACCCTGTGCGCGCTGTTTTTTCGCCCGGTAGGTTTTGATTACCGATCAAAAATCGATGACCCTCGCTGGCGCAACCTGTGGGACTGGGGACTGACAATTGGCGGTTTGGTCCCCGCACTGATTTTCGGTGTGGCCTTCGGCAACCTGATGCTGGGGCTGCCGTTTGAACTGGACGATCTGTTGCGCGCCAGCTATCACGGCTCTTTCTGGGCACTGCTGAAACCTTTTGCGTTGATCTGCGGACTGTTGTCCGTGGCCATGATCGCCATGCAGGGGGGCGCCTGGTTGCAACTGAAAACCCAGGGCCTGTTGCTACTGCGCGCCCAAAGGGCCACGCAACTTTGCGCGCTGGCGGTAATAGGGCTGTTTATTCTCGCCGGTATCTGGCTGCTGCTCGGCATCGACGGTATGCAAATCACCGATATCAAGCCTCTGGGGGATAAACTCACGCCGCTGATGAAAACCGTCACCTATGGCAATGGCGGCTGGCAGGACAACTTCCAGCACTACCCTCTGCTGTGGGCCATCCCGCTGCTGAGTATCCTGATGGCCGCTGCCACCTGGTTGCTGTCCCGCGGTGAGAGCCCGCTGACGTTCCTCACCAGCTCACTGACGGTAACCACGATAATCCTGACGGCAGGTATCGCCCTGTTCCCCTTCGTCATGCCCTCTTCCCGGAACCCAGACATAAGCCTCACCCTGTGGGACGCGACCTCCAGCGAACTGACACTGGGGCTGATGTTCGCTGCCGCGGTGATATTCGTCCCCATCATTTTGCTATACACCCTGTGGTGTTACCGCAAAATGTTTGGCCGCGTGACCCGGGAATATATCGAAGAAAACTCGCACAGCAGTTACTAG
- the cydX gene encoding cytochrome bd-I oxidase subunit CydX encodes MWYFTWILGVLLACMFGVVNALWLEVTENMDRNEAEFDR; translated from the coding sequence ATGTGGTATTTCACCTGGATACTCGGCGTTCTTCTCGCCTGTATGTTTGGCGTGGTCAACGCCCTGTGGCTTGAAGTCACCGAGAACATGGACCGCAATGAAGCCGAATTCGATCGGTAG
- a CDS encoding cyd operon YbgE family protein — translation MQALRVVTFAASLLASLAITFWPLLLYRNDMPPSTGQTSMLMLGLCVGVIYGSGILAKTPRNWQLGCAVIAWLSLAIIGWLALPP, via the coding sequence ATGCAAGCCCTGAGAGTGGTAACCTTTGCCGCTTCGCTACTCGCAAGTCTGGCCATCACCTTCTGGCCTCTGTTGCTCTACAGGAACGACATGCCGCCCAGCACCGGCCAAACCAGTATGCTGATGCTGGGACTCTGTGTCGGCGTAATTTACGGCTCGGGGATTCTCGCTAAAACACCGCGCAACTGGCAGCTTGGCTGCGCGGTGATCGCCTGGTTGTCGCTGGCAATAATTGGCTGGCTTGCGCTGCCCCCCTGA
- the nhaA gene encoding Na+/H+ antiporter NhaA yields the protein MAKNVLSKFRIRKGNVFEAPLENALGRLVTPFEEFIHRQSSSGLLLMACALIALVIANSPWQEAYKHLLHLPVSYNFGDWSLSMSFHHWINDGLMAIFFLLVGLELKREFLVGELAELKQAVLPVMAAIGGMVVPALIFYLFNGDTPSERGWGIPMATDIAFAVGCIAILGNRVPRAVVTFLVALAIVDDLGAIMVIAIWYTESVNTNALIAAVILVGVLWLLKFAGVRRLAGYLFVGVLLWYALYRTGVHATLAGVITAMAIPARPKYDPVAFSTFVKDIIRSFDRCFRPGDKIIANDALLTRVTALDKGVHLVQSPLQRMETRLHTPVAFIVVPIFALANAGIPIDSFTNPTAVLNPLTLGVICGLVIGKLIGIVGATWIGWKLGLGDLPRSATFHHIIGVALLGGIGFTMSIFISELAFAGNPEMLIQAKAGVLLASLIAGIAGFLVLRRAPIEQSTQKDDQGHEGTLEVPIQMEDKQK from the coding sequence ATGGCAAAGAATGTTCTGAGCAAGTTCAGAATTCGCAAGGGCAACGTATTTGAAGCGCCTTTGGAGAATGCGTTGGGTCGACTCGTCACTCCATTTGAAGAGTTTATTCACCGCCAGAGCAGCAGTGGTCTGCTGCTTATGGCCTGTGCGCTTATCGCGCTGGTGATTGCCAACTCCCCATGGCAGGAGGCCTACAAGCACCTGCTGCACCTGCCGGTCAGTTACAATTTTGGTGACTGGTCGCTCTCCATGAGCTTCCATCACTGGATCAACGACGGTCTGATGGCCATCTTCTTCCTGTTGGTTGGGCTGGAGTTGAAACGGGAGTTTCTCGTCGGCGAGCTTGCAGAACTGAAGCAGGCAGTATTGCCGGTGATGGCGGCGATTGGCGGTATGGTGGTGCCCGCGCTGATTTTCTACCTCTTCAATGGCGATACGCCGTCGGAGCGTGGCTGGGGTATACCCATGGCCACAGATATCGCCTTTGCGGTCGGCTGTATCGCCATTCTCGGCAACCGGGTGCCGCGGGCGGTGGTGACTTTTCTGGTGGCGCTCGCCATCGTCGACGACCTCGGTGCGATTATGGTGATTGCAATCTGGTACACCGAGAGCGTCAACACCAATGCGCTGATCGCTGCGGTTATCCTGGTGGGGGTGTTGTGGCTGCTGAAATTTGCCGGCGTGCGTCGCCTGGCCGGCTACCTGTTTGTGGGGGTATTGCTGTGGTACGCACTCTACCGGACCGGTGTGCACGCAACCCTCGCCGGCGTGATTACGGCGATGGCGATCCCTGCGCGTCCCAAATACGATCCTGTGGCATTCAGTACCTTTGTTAAGGACATTATTCGCAGCTTTGATCGATGCTTTCGTCCCGGGGACAAGATTATCGCCAACGATGCTCTGCTGACGCGGGTGACCGCGCTGGATAAAGGCGTCCACCTGGTGCAGTCCCCGTTGCAGCGTATGGAAACCCGTCTGCATACACCCGTGGCCTTTATCGTGGTGCCGATTTTTGCCCTGGCCAATGCGGGTATTCCCATCGACAGTTTTACTAACCCGACTGCGGTGCTCAATCCGCTGACGTTGGGTGTGATCTGTGGTCTGGTAATCGGGAAATTAATCGGAATCGTGGGCGCGACCTGGATTGGCTGGAAGCTGGGGCTTGGGGATTTACCCAGGTCGGCGACCTTCCATCACATCATCGGTGTCGCGCTGTTGGGAGGGATCGGCTTTACCATGTCGATTTTTATTTCGGAGCTGGCGTTTGCCGGTAACCCGGAAATGCTGATCCAGGCCAAGGCTGGGGTGCTGCTGGCCTCTCTGATCGCGGGCATCGCTGGTTTTCTGGTATTGCGGCGCGCGCCCATCGAGCAGTCGACCCAGAAGGACGATCAGGGGCATGAAGGGACGCTGGAAGTGCCGATTCAAATGGAAGACAAGCAAAAGTAA
- a CDS encoding TlyA family RNA methyltransferase — protein sequence MTRLDLLLVQRQLASSRTHARKLIDAGRVMQSDGHSWRPATKASQSLSEDIQLKVEPLPEDQYVSRAGLKLAGILDHTGLNPRGWHALDVGCSTGGFSDCLLQRGAEQVVGVDVGRDQLAEPLRAHPRMHLFEGINARYLTADQLSPFADGGFDAVVMDVSFISQTLILPQLPPLLKSGGHLLSLVKPQFEVGPENIGKGGLVRDPALYQGVQEKIYALCEDLGLEIKDYIESPIKGGDGNREFLLWARKPTTP from the coding sequence ATGACCCGTCTCGACCTGTTGTTAGTCCAGCGGCAACTCGCCAGCTCCCGCACCCACGCCCGCAAGCTTATCGACGCCGGCAGGGTAATGCAGTCCGACGGGCACAGCTGGCGACCGGCGACCAAGGCCAGCCAGTCACTCAGCGAAGACATCCAGCTTAAAGTGGAGCCTCTGCCCGAAGACCAGTACGTCTCGCGCGCCGGACTCAAACTGGCGGGGATTCTCGACCACACCGGCCTCAACCCCAGGGGCTGGCATGCGCTGGACGTGGGCTGCTCCACAGGGGGCTTCAGCGACTGCTTGTTACAGCGTGGCGCGGAACAGGTGGTGGGTGTAGATGTCGGGCGCGACCAATTGGCAGAGCCTCTGCGTGCACACCCGCGCATGCATTTATTTGAGGGGATCAACGCCCGCTACCTGACCGCCGACCAGTTGTCCCCTTTTGCCGACGGTGGGTTTGACGCAGTGGTGATGGACGTATCGTTCATTTCCCAGACGCTGATACTACCGCAGCTGCCTCCCCTGCTGAAAAGTGGCGGCCACCTGCTCAGCCTTGTCAAACCGCAGTTTGAAGTGGGCCCTGAAAATATCGGCAAGGGCGGATTGGTGCGCGACCCGGCTCTGTATCAGGGTGTTCAGGAAAAGATATACGCGCTTTGTGAAGACCTGGGCCTCGAGATAAAAGACTATATCGAAAGCCCGATCAAAGGCGGTGATGGCAACCGGGAATTCCTGCTATGGGCCCGGAAGCCGACAACCCCGTAA
- a CDS encoding DUF1272 domain-containing protein yields MLKMKVSCERCSARLGLSDHAYICSFECTFCPTCVEELNQVCPNCQGNLVLRPFRRTSPTEVAKTGFKAKLEKILP; encoded by the coding sequence ATGCTCAAGATGAAAGTTTCCTGTGAGCGGTGCAGTGCCAGACTAGGCCTTTCCGACCACGCCTATATCTGTTCGTTTGAATGCACATTTTGTCCGACGTGCGTCGAAGAACTCAATCAGGTCTGCCCGAATTGCCAGGGTAATCTCGTTCTTCGCCCGTTCCGCCGTACCTCTCCCACGGAAGTGGCGAAAACCGGGTTCAAAGCCAAGCTGGAAAAAATTCTTCCCTGA
- a CDS encoding 4a-hydroxytetrahydrobiopterin dehydratase translates to MTELAAQACEACRADAPLVSDDELAELLREIPDWTPIARDGVMQLERVFKFRNFKQALAFTNRVGEIAEEVGHHPALLTEWGKVTVTWWSHEAGGLHKNDFIMAARTDKQLDAD, encoded by the coding sequence ATGACCGAACTCGCAGCACAGGCCTGTGAGGCCTGCAGAGCCGATGCGCCACTGGTGTCCGATGATGAACTTGCTGAACTGCTCCGGGAAATACCGGACTGGACCCCGATTGCCCGTGACGGTGTGATGCAACTGGAGCGTGTGTTCAAGTTTCGCAACTTCAAGCAGGCGTTAGCGTTTACCAACCGCGTAGGCGAGATAGCGGAAGAGGTAGGCCATCATCCGGCGCTGTTGACCGAATGGGGCAAGGTAACGGTTACCTGGTGGAGTCACGAGGCAGGCGGTCTGCACAAGAATGATTTTATTATGGCGGCGCGCACTGACAAGCAGTTGGATGCAGACTAG
- a CDS encoding DUF885 domain-containing protein, whose amino-acid sequence MKYLITALALISTLCGCSEKDVRTEKSAAVETSSASDAPTASANTTDASPHRGKDTKTQQTFESLSNQMVERMWHLFPSWAIENGYYQVAELLEIPDAHYRKKVLSFARDYRNRFARLHPQKMDSGARSDLALINNFLDKTIWDLTEFKSYEWNPANYNVSQGFALILNTDYAPLEERLRTFNNRMQSIPAYYSAAEKSLQNPPAPQLMLAIQQNEGALSVFGEELETKVQNSGLSDNEKQLFQDRLEASRKAIQEYVAYLQTLHATMEKADSFRNFRIGEKQYEEKFAYDIQIGMSGRELYERALREKDRLHLKMDELADQLWPKYFPGESRPKDILEKIARVLDKLSEHHASRENFKASVEAQIPELVAFVNEKDLLTLDPDKPLVVRTTPPYLRGFAVASINAPGPYDKSANTYYNVMPLDGLTDERAESFLREYNTYLMQILNIHEAIPGHYTQLVYANKSPSLIKTILGNGAMIEGWAVYAERMMLEAGYGNFSPELWMMYYKWNLRTVINTLLDYSIQVKGMQEPAAMYLLMDQGFQQKTEALGKWRRATLSQVQLTSYFAGYMDIIELRDEIKKKLGDQFDLKQFHEKFLSFGNAPVPVIRKLMLAEIETKGR is encoded by the coding sequence ATGAAATACCTGATAACTGCCCTGGCACTGATCAGTACACTTTGCGGCTGCAGTGAAAAAGACGTGCGCACGGAAAAATCTGCGGCAGTAGAAACTTCCAGTGCCAGCGATGCGCCTACCGCTTCCGCAAACACAACGGATGCATCTCCCCACAGAGGCAAGGACACCAAAACACAACAGACGTTCGAGAGCCTCAGCAACCAGATGGTCGAGCGCATGTGGCACCTGTTTCCGTCCTGGGCTATAGAGAACGGGTATTATCAGGTCGCAGAGTTACTGGAAATCCCGGACGCCCATTATCGCAAGAAAGTTCTCAGTTTTGCCCGTGACTACCGCAATCGATTTGCGCGCCTACACCCGCAAAAAATGGATTCCGGTGCGCGCTCAGACCTGGCCCTCATCAACAACTTCCTGGATAAAACCATCTGGGATCTCACCGAGTTCAAATCTTACGAATGGAACCCGGCGAATTACAACGTCTCCCAGGGTTTTGCCCTGATCCTCAACACTGACTACGCGCCGCTGGAAGAGCGGCTTCGCACCTTCAACAACCGTATGCAATCGATTCCTGCGTACTATTCTGCCGCGGAAAAATCCCTACAGAATCCGCCAGCACCGCAGCTGATGCTCGCAATCCAGCAGAACGAAGGGGCCCTGTCCGTATTCGGCGAGGAACTGGAAACCAAAGTGCAGAACAGCGGTCTTTCCGACAACGAAAAACAACTGTTCCAGGACAGGCTTGAAGCCAGCCGCAAAGCCATTCAGGAATATGTGGCCTACCTGCAGACACTGCACGCCACCATGGAAAAAGCAGACAGCTTCCGCAACTTCCGGATTGGCGAAAAACAGTACGAAGAGAAATTCGCGTACGACATCCAGATCGGCATGAGCGGCCGGGAGCTCTATGAGCGGGCACTGAGGGAGAAGGACCGCCTGCACCTGAAAATGGACGAGCTGGCAGATCAGCTCTGGCCCAAATATTTTCCCGGCGAATCACGCCCGAAAGATATCCTGGAAAAAATAGCCCGTGTACTGGACAAACTGTCGGAACACCATGCCAGCAGAGAGAACTTTAAGGCCTCTGTAGAAGCGCAAATTCCGGAACTGGTGGCCTTCGTCAACGAAAAAGACCTGCTGACCCTGGACCCGGACAAGCCGCTGGTAGTCCGCACCACTCCACCATATTTGCGAGGCTTTGCGGTGGCATCCATCAATGCACCGGGGCCCTACGACAAAAGTGCCAACACCTACTACAACGTGATGCCACTGGATGGCCTCACCGACGAACGTGCAGAGAGCTTCCTGCGCGAATACAACACCTACCTGATGCAGATCCTCAACATCCACGAGGCGATCCCCGGTCACTACACCCAGCTGGTCTACGCCAATAAATCCCCCAGTCTCATCAAGACGATTCTCGGGAATGGCGCCATGATCGAAGGATGGGCGGTGTATGCAGAGCGCATGATGCTGGAGGCCGGCTACGGGAATTTTTCACCGGAACTTTGGATGATGTATTACAAATGGAACCTGCGCACGGTGATCAATACCCTGCTTGATTACTCGATCCAGGTGAAGGGCATGCAAGAACCCGCAGCCATGTACCTGCTGATGGACCAGGGTTTTCAGCAGAAGACAGAAGCGCTGGGGAAATGGCGCCGCGCCACGTTGAGTCAGGTACAGCTCACCAGTTATTTTGCCGGCTATATGGACATCATTGAGCTAAGGGATGAAATCAAGAAAAAACTGGGCGACCAGTTTGACCTCAAGCAGTTTCACGAGAAGTTTCTTAGCTTCGGCAATGCCCCGGTGCCGGTGATTCGGAAATTGATGCTGGCGGAAATAGAGACTAAAGGCCGATAA